ATCATGCCGGCCAGGCCCATGCGCTGGCCGTCCTCGGGGCTGAAGATGCGCGCCACGCCGTAGGCCTGGAGTTCGCGGATTTCTGGCCCGACGATGACGCCGCCGCCGCCGCCGAACACCTGGATGTGCTCGCCGCCCCGGCTCTTGAGCAGGTCCACCATGTACTTGAAGTACTCCACATGCCCGCCCTGGTAGGAGCTTATGGCGATGCCCTGCGCGTCTTCCTGCAGCGCGGCCGTCACGACCTCATCGACGCTGCGGTTGTGGCCCAGGTGCACCACCTCGGCGCCCATGCCCTGCAGGATGCGCCGCATGATGTTGATGGCCGCGTCGTGCCCGTCGAACAGGCTGGCGGCGGTGACGAAACGCACCTTGTTCGTGGGGCGGTAGCTGGCAAGGGCCTTGTAGTCGGCGGACAGGTCGGTCATGGGGTGTCTCCTCGGGGGGTGGAAAAAAGCACCCTGAGGTGCCAAGCCGCGATGATATTACGTTTACGTAAACGTCAACTTACAACGGGAGGAAATTTTCCGGGAAGCCTCAATGGACTGACGGGAATTTACAAAATTACAGCGTAATTTTTATTTTTCGGGGCAGTTGTCAAACTGTTGAAAGCATTTCAGGGCAGGCAGGTCGCCGCAATGCTTCAGGAATCACACCTCGTCGCGGGTGGCTTGCAGCTTTTTTAACGGCAGCATGTGGTCGATTGCGTACTTGACCAGTTCGGCCTGTCCTGTGATGCGCAGTTTTCGCCGCAGATTGAGCCGGTGGGTTTCAACCGTGCGCACTGACATGTTCAACTCCCGGGCAATTTGCTTATTGGAATAGCCGCATGCCAGCCAGGCCAGTGTTGCCGATTCTTTCGGCGTCAGCGGACTGTTCCCGCCGCTGGACGCCCGGAACCCTTCTGTGTACTGCTGAAGTTCGGGGCTGAAAAAGGTCTCTCCGGCATGGACGGCCCGAATCGCGTTGACCAGTTCCTGGGCGGGCGCATCCTTGAGCACATAGCCCTTGGCGCCTGACTCGATGGCGCGTTTGACATATTCAAGGTTGTTGTGCATTGACAGAACCAGCACATCAATGCCCGGAAAGTGATGCTGAAACAGGGCGGCCAGTTCAATTCCGCTCATCCCGCGCATGCTGATGTCGGTCAGCACGATATGCGGTGCGCGCTCATCGCCCAGATCAGTGGCAATTTGCATGGCCTCGTCAACGCTGCCGGCTTCTCCGACCACCCGGATGTCGTCCGTGGCTTCCAGCCTCATGCGGACTCCGTCGCGCACGAAGGGGTGGTCATCCACCAGGATGAGGCGAATCGTCTCTTGCATAGTCTTGCTTTTTCAAATCGAGGTGTTCGGGGGATGTCTTCAATGAAGCCTGGACTTGCGTGCCATTGCCATCCGAATAAATCTTCAGCGTGCCGCCCAGGCCTTCCATGCGCTCACGCATGTTGCGCAGGCCAATGCCGCTCTTGTGGTCGGTCTGTATCTGCCTGACATCGAAGCCCTTGCCGTCGTCCCTGATCGACAGGCTGACATGGCGCCGATGGTAGATGAGTTCCACCAGGACATTGGCTGCGCCCGAATGGAGTTTTGCATTCGTCAGGGTTTCCTGGGAGATGCGAAACAGCGCCGTGCTCTGGCTCAGCGGCAAGGCGCACGGGTCGCCGCTGGTTGCAAACCGGACATTGAAACTGCATTGCTCCCGGACTTCATTGGTCAGCATCTCGATGGCCGGCCCAAGACCGAAATCATCGAGCAAGGCCGGGCGCAGGGCATGGGAGATGCGGCGCACTTCTAGCAAGGCTTCATTGAGCCGTTCGAGCCCGCGCTTTAACGGGCTGATGATCTGCACCGGCGGGATCGGACCTTTCAGGCCCTCAAGCCGGTTTTCCAGTTGCAGCTGTGCGGTTTCCAGAAAAAACTTGGAAGAAACCAGTACCTGAACGATGCCGTCATGCAACTCGCGGGCGACCCTGACCCGCTCCTCCTCCTGCGAATGCACGACGCGCTGCGCCAGGTGGCGCAGCTTGGCGCTGGACTCCTTGTTGTCGCTGATGTTCAGCGCCAGGCCTGCCAGGCCGATCAGGATGATGGAAACGATGGCGATGGCGTACATGCGAACCTGGGTTTCCCGGATGTTGAGCTGCGCCTGCGCATCAATGCTTTTCAGGGCCTGTTCAATGTCGTCAAGGTACAGGCCGGTGCCCAGCATCCAGCCCCAGGGCAGTACCGGCTCCACATAGCCCAGCTTGAAGGCCACTTGATGGGAGGACGGTTTTTCCCAGTAGTACCTGACGATGCCGCCGCCATTGCGCGTGGCCGCCAGCAGGTTCTGGATGGGCGAGTCACCGAACGGGTCTTTCAGGTTCCTGAGGTTCTTGCCAACCAGGTCTGGCTGGCGGGGGTGCATGAGGTTGTTTCCGTCCATGTCATAGACGAAAAAATACCCGTCCTTGCCGTATTCCAGCCGGGCCAGAATCGCCATCGCCTCGGCCTGACGGCCAGGCGTGGAAACGTCTTTCACCAGCAGCGCGATTGAACTTTGAGCCAGCTTGACATAGGCGCGAAGCTCCGCTTCCCTGCTGGCCAGATACGTTGACTCGACCAGGTCGCGCTCCTGCCTGGCCAGTTTCAGGGTCTGGTGCCGCACCGTCAGGATGACGGACCCCAAGGCCAGGCTCATGGGAACTATCGACAGCAAAAATATCTTGAGCCGTAGCTGCATGGGTCTTTCGTGCGGGGATGGCGAAACGGCTTGCAGGCGCGAATTGCGCCCGGCGGTTTTCGGGTCTGCAAACCATACCTTTGATGGGCTCGACCCGTCAAGGCGAAAAATCGCGCGTCTTCATTCAGCAGTCATTTCAGCAGTGATTCAGCAGTGATTTCAGTAGTAATGCGTAGGGGAAAACAGAGACTTGTTGTGACTGGAAAAATTCATAATTCACCCGGCAGCACGGCGCGTGTGCAGCGTTGCATCGACCTGTATTCCACCTGTATTCCCCTATCACTCTCGGAGACAACATGACTTTTCGTTTTGCCAAACTGGCGCTTGTGTCAGCAGTTTTGAGCGTGTCCGGCCTGGCCGTTGCCGCCGACCCCATCAAGATCGGCGTGTCCGGCCCCTTCACCGGCGGCTCGTCGTCGATGGGCGTGAGCATGCGCGACGGCGTCAGGCTGGCGGTCGAGGAAATCAACAAGTCCGGCGGCGTGCTGGGGCGCAAGCTGCAGGTCGTCGAGCGCGATGACGAAGCCAAGAACGAGCGCGGCGTGCAGATTGCCCAGGAGCTGATCAACAAGGAAAAAGTCACCGCCACCGTCGGCTACATCAACACCGGCGTGGCGCTGGCGTCGCAGCGCTTCTTCCAGGAAGCCAAGATTCCGGTCATGAACAACGTCGCCACCGGCAGCGCGATCACCGCCCAGTTCAAGGACCAGCCTGAAAACTACATCTTCCGCAACTCCGCGCACGACAGCATCCAGGCGCCCATGATCGTCGAGGAAGCCGTGACCCGGCGCGGCTTCAAGAAGGTCGCCATCCTGGCCGACTCCACCAACTACGGCCAGCTCGGCCGGGCCGACCTGGAAACTGCGCTCAAGGCCAAGGGCATTACCCCGGTGGCCACCGAGAAGTTCAACATCAAGGATGTGGACATGACCGCCCAGCTGCTCAAGGCCAAGGAAGCCGGCGCCGAAGTCATCCTGACCTACGGCATCGGCCCCGAGCTGGCGCAGATCGCCAACGGCATGACCAAGCTGGGCTGGAAAGTGCCGATGGTCGGCAGCTGGACCTTGTCCATGGCCAACTACATCGACAACGCCGGGCCGGGCGGGGAGGGCGCGCGCATGCCGCAAACCTTCATCCAGGAGCCGACCACGCCCAAGCGCCAGTCCTTCATCA
This DNA window, taken from Polaromonas hydrogenivorans, encodes the following:
- a CDS encoding cache domain-containing protein, with the translated sequence MQLRLKIFLLSIVPMSLALGSVILTVRHQTLKLARQERDLVESTYLASREAELRAYVKLAQSSIALLVKDVSTPGRQAEAMAILARLEYGKDGYFFVYDMDGNNLMHPRQPDLVGKNLRNLKDPFGDSPIQNLLAATRNGGGIVRYYWEKPSSHQVAFKLGYVEPVLPWGWMLGTGLYLDDIEQALKSIDAQAQLNIRETQVRMYAIAIVSIILIGLAGLALNISDNKESSAKLRHLAQRVVHSQEEERVRVARELHDGIVQVLVSSKFFLETAQLQLENRLEGLKGPIPPVQIISPLKRGLERLNEALLEVRRISHALRPALLDDFGLGPAIEMLTNEVREQCSFNVRFATSGDPCALPLSQSTALFRISQETLTNAKLHSGAANVLVELIYHRRHVSLSIRDDGKGFDVRQIQTDHKSGIGLRNMRERMEGLGGTLKIYSDGNGTQVQASLKTSPEHLDLKKQDYARDDSPHPGG
- a CDS encoding ABC transporter substrate-binding protein; this encodes MTFRFAKLALVSAVLSVSGLAVAADPIKIGVSGPFTGGSSSMGVSMRDGVRLAVEEINKSGGVLGRKLQVVERDDEAKNERGVQIAQELINKEKVTATVGYINTGVALASQRFFQEAKIPVMNNVATGSAITAQFKDQPENYIFRNSAHDSIQAPMIVEEAVTRRGFKKVAILADSTNYGQLGRADLETALKAKGITPVATEKFNIKDVDMTAQLLKAKEAGAEVILTYGIGPELAQIANGMTKLGWKVPMVGSWTLSMANYIDNAGPGGEGARMPQTFIQEPTTPKRQSFIINYLKTFNPKNQRIDSPVSAAQGYDSIYLLAAAIKQANSTDGPKIKAALEDLKTPVEGVITTYNKPFTAKDHEAITANIPVFGEVKGQRVVYAYADDQKKASEIRVKK
- a CDS encoding response regulator transcription factor, coding for MQETIRLILVDDHPFVRDGVRMRLEATDDIRVVGEAGSVDEAMQIATDLGDERAPHIVLTDISMRGMSGIELAALFQHHFPGIDVLVLSMHNNLEYVKRAIESGAKGYVLKDAPAQELVNAIRAVHAGETFFSPELQQYTEGFRASSGGNSPLTPKESATLAWLACGYSNKQIARELNMSVRTVETHRLNLRRKLRITGQAELVKYAIDHMLPLKKLQATRDEV